The following proteins are co-located in the Dyadobacter chenwenxiniae genome:
- a CDS encoding phytoene desaturase family protein — translation MHNQILTKTGKSHEIAVIGAGFAGLAAASVLAESGNKVTVFEKNPGIGGRARTFSQDGFLFDMGPSWYWMPDVYDSFFSLFGKNTSDFYDLKKLDPGFAVIFENEVMDIPADYDAVCALFEDIEAGSGAKLRKFIAEGEFKYLVGMNDMVYKPGHSVTEFFSLKLFKDALKLQLFTSFSKHVRQYFKDPRLLALIEFPVLFLGAMPKDTPALYSLMNFAGLKQGTFYPMGGFGKVAESFRKIAEDAGVNVLTSQNIEKFDIASDKISHLHTKNKSFKADAVIGSADYHHIEQNLLEKEYRTYNEAYWENRTFAPSCLLFYLGVNKKVDKLRHHNLFFDENFDQHAVEIYKDKKWPKSPLFYVCCPSKTDASVAPAGSENLFILMPIAIGLDDPDAIRETYFNVLMERLEKFAGEDIRNHVVFKKSYCVSDFICDYNAFQGNAYGLANTLMQTAIFKPKLKSSKVKNLFYAGQLTVPGPGVPPSIISGRIAATELQKFLNK, via the coding sequence ATGCATAACCAAATTCTGACTAAAACTGGTAAATCACATGAAATTGCAGTCATAGGTGCAGGTTTTGCCGGACTGGCAGCAGCTTCTGTGCTCGCCGAAAGCGGAAATAAGGTTACTGTTTTTGAAAAAAATCCGGGCATAGGAGGCCGCGCAAGGACTTTTTCGCAAGATGGGTTCCTGTTTGACATGGGCCCGAGCTGGTATTGGATGCCCGATGTTTACGACAGCTTCTTTTCACTCTTTGGTAAAAACACATCTGATTTTTACGATTTAAAAAAACTTGACCCTGGTTTTGCCGTCATTTTCGAAAACGAGGTGATGGACATTCCTGCTGATTATGATGCGGTTTGTGCGCTTTTTGAAGACATTGAAGCGGGCAGCGGGGCAAAGTTGCGGAAATTCATTGCCGAAGGGGAATTCAAGTACCTGGTTGGGATGAATGATATGGTTTACAAGCCAGGGCATTCGGTGACAGAGTTTTTCAGTTTGAAATTATTCAAAGACGCGCTGAAACTCCAACTTTTTACTTCGTTCAGTAAGCACGTCAGGCAATATTTTAAAGATCCGCGGCTGCTGGCGCTGATCGAATTTCCGGTCCTCTTTCTGGGCGCGATGCCAAAAGACACGCCCGCCCTGTATAGCCTTATGAATTTTGCTGGCCTCAAACAGGGCACATTTTATCCTATGGGCGGCTTCGGAAAAGTGGCGGAATCATTCAGGAAGATAGCAGAGGATGCAGGAGTCAATGTGCTGACCAGTCAGAATATTGAAAAATTCGATATAGCGTCAGACAAAATCAGCCATTTGCATACCAAAAACAAAAGCTTCAAAGCCGACGCTGTTATTGGAAGTGCTGACTATCATCACATTGAACAGAATTTACTGGAAAAAGAATACCGCACCTATAACGAAGCGTACTGGGAAAACAGGACTTTCGCTCCCTCGTGCCTGTTGTTTTATTTGGGGGTAAATAAAAAGGTCGATAAGCTTCGTCACCACAATCTGTTTTTCGACGAGAATTTTGATCAGCACGCCGTTGAGATATACAAAGATAAAAAATGGCCGAAAAGTCCGCTCTTCTACGTTTGCTGCCCTTCCAAAACCGATGCATCCGTAGCGCCGGCGGGAAGTGAAAATCTGTTCATATTAATGCCCATTGCCATTGGCCTGGACGACCCCGACGCAATCCGGGAGACGTATTTCAACGTACTTATGGAAAGGCTGGAAAAATTTGCCGGTGAAGACATCCGAAATCATGTGGTTTTTAAGAAAAGCTATTGCGTGTCCGATTTCATCTGCGACTACAATGCCTTCCAGGGAAACGCTTACGGACTTGCTAACACGCTGATGCAGACTGCTATTTTTAAACCGAAACTCAAAAGCAGCAAGGTCAAAAATCTATTTTATGCTGGCCAGCTGACTGTTCCCGGACCGGGCGTTCCGCCTTCTATCATTTCAGGCCGCATTGCAGCCACTGAACTTCAAAAATTCCTAAACAAATAA
- a CDS encoding MerR family transcriptional regulator, whose product MSSYSIKDLERISSMKAHTIRMWEQRYGLLEPERTDTNIRFYNDDQVKKLLNVCTLLDRGMKISRIGKLTKSEIASEIDKIIQASFQGDVNVEAIINQALIAITTYHVALFEELFANAVKRLGLKKTYTKILYPLLVRTGLMWVKDDLLPSQEHFLSNLIRQKLFAAVDALPLPEKPDQKWILFLNEEEDHEIGLLFAYYMARQMGQDVVYLGARVPLQDLTAVISDYKPTHVYSFFVRNQYDNQAETLLGSLRNNFPNLTICISGGDEKTKEIANKKGVILIETIENLTDILNSSNA is encoded by the coding sequence ATGTCATCCTATTCTATCAAAGACCTGGAAAGAATAAGCAGCATGAAAGCGCACACAATTCGTATGTGGGAGCAGCGCTATGGCTTGCTTGAACCTGAGCGGACGGATACGAACATTCGCTTTTATAATGACGACCAAGTCAAGAAGCTTCTGAATGTGTGCACGTTACTGGATCGGGGAATGAAAATCTCGCGGATCGGAAAGCTGACCAAATCTGAAATAGCATCGGAGATTGACAAGATCATCCAGGCCTCGTTTCAGGGCGATGTGAATGTAGAGGCGATTATCAATCAGGCACTGATTGCGATCACCACCTATCACGTCGCGCTTTTCGAGGAGCTTTTCGCAAATGCGGTTAAAAGGCTTGGATTAAAAAAAACATACACGAAAATCCTGTATCCGCTGCTGGTGAGAACGGGCTTAATGTGGGTAAAGGATGATTTGCTGCCTTCTCAGGAACACTTTTTATCTAATCTTATCCGGCAAAAATTGTTTGCTGCGGTTGACGCCCTGCCACTGCCGGAAAAACCAGATCAAAAATGGATCCTTTTTTTGAATGAGGAAGAAGATCACGAGATCGGTTTGCTTTTTGCGTACTATATGGCCAGGCAGATGGGCCAGGATGTGGTTTACCTGGGTGCCCGGGTTCCGTTGCAGGATCTTACAGCAGTTATTTCTGATTACAAGCCTACGCACGTTTATTCTTTTTTTGTACGTAACCAGTATGATAATCAAGCAGAAACACTATTGGGAAGCCTTAGAAATAATTTCCCCAATCTGACGATCTGCATCTCGGGAGGCGATGAAAAAACAAAGGAAATCGCTAACAAAAAAGGGGTTATCTTAATTGAGACAATCGAAAATCTGACAGACATTCTTAACAGTTCAAATGCATAA
- a CDS encoding XRE family transcriptional regulator, with product MGSQEIFWPVNIRFLRLRLKLSQEALAERLGITRVKLNAHESGRTANPTIDDLIHFSEFFRMSIDSLLKIDLSKLSEQKVKDLEQGSELFMKGNNIRVLAITVDREEKENIEYVPVQAKAGYRSGYSDPEFLATLPRFSLPTLPKNGTFRMFPTVGDSMLPVPEGADIITRYVQDWTTIRPETPCIVILKGDQDFVFKQVTINKDGTMLLQSFNKQYFAYTVPLSEVIELWEYYSFHSKALPEPQTDMQQLMKMLQEMQNEIKEIKGKPASK from the coding sequence ATGGGAAGTCAGGAAATATTTTGGCCGGTGAACATCAGGTTCCTTCGTTTGCGCCTTAAACTGAGTCAGGAAGCACTCGCTGAGCGGCTGGGAATCACCAGGGTGAAGTTGAATGCGCATGAAAGTGGACGCACAGCCAACCCTACGATCGACGATCTCATTCATTTTTCGGAATTTTTCAGGATGAGCATTGACAGCCTGCTTAAAATTGATCTGAGCAAGCTATCGGAGCAGAAAGTGAAGGATCTGGAACAGGGAAGTGAGCTATTCATGAAAGGCAACAACATTCGCGTGCTAGCCATTACTGTGGACAGAGAGGAGAAAGAAAACATTGAATATGTTCCGGTTCAGGCCAAGGCAGGATATCGCTCAGGTTACAGCGACCCTGAGTTTCTGGCAACATTGCCCCGGTTCAGCTTACCTACGCTTCCCAAAAACGGCACATTTAGAATGTTCCCGACGGTGGGGGATTCCATGCTGCCCGTCCCGGAAGGTGCCGACATTATTACCAGATATGTGCAGGACTGGACAACGATCCGTCCGGAGACCCCTTGCATTGTTATTCTGAAGGGCGATCAGGATTTTGTTTTCAAGCAGGTTACCATTAATAAAGATGGGACTATGCTCTTGCAGTCATTTAATAAGCAATACTTTGCCTACACTGTGCCGCTCTCGGAGGTTATCGAGCTTTGGGAATATTACAGCTTCCATAGCAAGGCGCTTCCCGAGCCACAAACGGATATGCAGCAATTGATGAAAATGTTGCAGGAGATGCAGAACGAGATCAAGGAAATTAAAGGCAAACCGGCATCCAAATAA
- a CDS encoding tail fiber domain-containing protein: MKKTILHLHMRTQDPLSDCRTLIIATILLFLCLLAKAQAPQQFSFQGVARDAAGKVIADKIVRLRLTIYQGAPNSNTKFEEEHVPFTNSQGVFNVSVGSAGINLSNINWKTSEYYLKVEMDPSSGSNFVDLGTTQLLSVPYALHAAEADRLKNDDPVFMTGNIGQGGTLPAIPAQTKFIWYPRKAAFRFGFENTGAWDDAQIGNYTFAFGNNTSANGEASFAGGFNSVASGNYSMAFGEGTVAKARGGISLGRWNENDDNPNPAAGLPTDRIFQIGAGSSSGRINALTILRNSKVGIGLTNPEYPMDVNGRMRIRYNGTSTAGIYLDASQSAAEGFVGMKTDTEIGLFIGGGWRFWVNPQGNGYLNGNLIQTSDRRLKTNILPFKNSLGKVSNLQGYHYNWEDKTKDQTLQTGLIAQEVEQIFPELVSTNKDGFKSVNYIGLVPHLIESVKELKRKTDEIAVLRKELEGMREMGKRLELLEASVNKGTGLTEIKSAAK; encoded by the coding sequence ATGAAAAAAACGATTCTACACTTACACATGCGGACGCAAGACCCACTATCAGATTGTCGGACACTTATTATTGCAACCATACTGCTGTTTCTTTGCCTACTGGCCAAAGCGCAGGCGCCGCAGCAATTCAGTTTTCAAGGAGTCGCGCGAGACGCGGCCGGGAAGGTGATTGCGGATAAAATAGTGAGACTACGCCTGACGATTTATCAGGGTGCCCCTAACTCGAATACGAAATTTGAAGAAGAGCATGTCCCTTTTACTAATTCTCAGGGAGTGTTTAATGTCTCAGTAGGAAGCGCGGGGATTAATTTGAGCAACATCAATTGGAAGACCAGCGAGTACTATTTAAAAGTGGAAATGGATCCAAGTTCGGGAAGTAATTTTGTCGATCTTGGCACAACTCAATTGCTAAGTGTGCCTTACGCGCTCCACGCTGCTGAAGCTGATCGATTGAAAAATGATGATCCAGTTTTTATGACTGGAAATATTGGGCAGGGAGGGACGCTTCCAGCGATACCTGCACAAACAAAATTTATCTGGTATCCGAGAAAGGCTGCATTCAGATTCGGTTTTGAAAACACAGGAGCGTGGGACGATGCCCAAATCGGTAATTACACATTTGCATTTGGTAATAATACATCCGCTAATGGAGAAGCATCATTTGCGGGAGGGTTTAACTCCGTTGCTTCAGGAAATTACTCGATGGCATTTGGAGAAGGCACCGTTGCAAAGGCTCGGGGAGGAATATCTTTGGGAAGATGGAATGAAAACGACGACAACCCTAATCCGGCAGCAGGTCTTCCGACTGATCGGATATTTCAAATCGGAGCTGGGTCCTCTAGCGGGCGTATAAATGCCCTTACCATTCTAAGGAATAGCAAAGTAGGAATTGGGTTAACTAATCCAGAATATCCGATGGACGTCAATGGCCGAATGAGAATAAGATACAATGGAACATCAACCGCAGGAATTTATCTCGATGCTTCACAAAGCGCTGCCGAGGGATTTGTTGGAATGAAGACAGACACCGAAATTGGCCTTTTCATAGGCGGAGGCTGGCGGTTTTGGGTAAATCCACAAGGCAATGGCTATCTAAACGGCAATTTAATCCAAACCTCCGATCGCCGCCTCAAGACAAACATTCTACCATTCAAAAACAGCCTCGGCAAAGTAAGCAACTTACAAGGCTACCATTACAACTGGGAAGATAAAACCAAAGATCAGACACTTCAAACGGGATTGATTGCCCAGGAAGTTGAGCAGATTTTTCCTGAACTGGTTTCTACGAATAAAGATGGTTTCAAGTCTGTCAACTACATTGGTTTGGTTCCTCACCTGATTGAATCTGTTAAGGAGTTGAAGCGCAAAACGGACGAGATTGCGGTCCTGCGTAAGGAGTTGGAAGGCATGCGGGAAATGGGTAAGCGGTTGGAGTTGCTGGAAGCGAGTGTCAATAAAGGAACCGGTCTTACAGAGATAAAATCAGCTGCGAAATGA
- a CDS encoding T9SS type A sorting domain-containing protein, producing the protein MKRFLMITGFCCSACLASSQSISPSGIYGAANISSGGGVSVTWVLGSLTPQAMSALPVKLIDFKCMLTDASTVSLTWSTSEETNSDHFEIQHSTNGKQWKGIGQVKADGESNAIKSYSFEHSSPGKGENLYRLKMVDQDGTYAYSRVRNIHFGVESGLAIHPNPVSDWLTVDAKDWANIRELKITNGAGVTVGAFKEEQIQKMSGRRINFRDLPSGMYIVSMTRKDGSVQSEKIFKN; encoded by the coding sequence ATGAAAAGATTTTTAATGATCACGGGTTTTTGCTGCTCAGCCTGTTTGGCTAGCTCACAATCCATCTCTCCCTCAGGAATTTACGGCGCAGCCAATATTTCCTCCGGCGGCGGCGTAAGTGTCACTTGGGTTTTGGGGAGTTTGACGCCGCAGGCCATGTCTGCGTTGCCGGTCAAGCTCATTGATTTCAAATGCATGCTGACGGACGCATCCACGGTTTCACTTACATGGAGCACTTCCGAAGAAACAAACAGCGACCATTTTGAAATTCAGCACAGCACGAATGGCAAGCAATGGAAAGGAATCGGGCAGGTGAAGGCGGATGGCGAAAGCAATGCGATTAAAAGCTATTCATTTGAGCATAGCAGCCCGGGAAAAGGAGAAAATCTTTATCGCCTGAAGATGGTAGATCAAGATGGAACTTATGCGTATAGCCGCGTGCGGAACATTCACTTCGGTGTTGAAAGCGGGCTGGCAATTCACCCGAACCCCGTATCAGACTGGCTTACAGTTGACGCCAAAGATTGGGCTAACATACGAGAGCTGAAAATCACGAATGGCGCTGGTGTTACGGTAGGGGCATTCAAGGAAGAGCAAATACAAAAAATGTCTGGCAGGCGGATCAATTTTCGGGACTTGCCTTCCGGCATGTATATCGTCAGCATGACCAGAAAAGACGGATCTGTGCAATCCGAAAAAATCTTCAAAAATTAG
- a CDS encoding FAD-dependent monooxygenase, which translates to MHYGCSGIFGLLKDVMDIGSAISKIIMKTDQGKILALTEPRYQLSAMSMRRSELHAILLRHANATLYPDHELDSFQNTPDGRVSVSFKNGAFKIFDAMIGADGINSLVRQAIVGDGKPVFQGYSIWCGIADLGVGAGYTSESYGKGERVGIIPIGESQCGWWATKNERFMADDGPEGTKEKLLRLFGNWHDPIPDLISKTNHIYKTSLADRVPVRGWSQGNCTLLGDAAHPTTPNLGQGGCLAFEGAHILGEIIRKYGVTDTVFQRYESLQFARAKNIVEDSRRLGKIGQLESSIAVYIRNMILGLTPSSFTLKVIDKYFLYDVTSMRI; encoded by the coding sequence ATGCATTACGGGTGCTCAGGCATTTTCGGACTCTTGAAAGATGTTATGGATATAGGGAGCGCCATTTCGAAGATTATTATGAAAACGGATCAGGGCAAAATACTTGCCCTGACCGAGCCAAGATACCAGCTCTCCGCCATGAGTATGCGCCGCTCCGAGTTGCACGCAATTTTGCTCAGACACGCCAATGCAACCCTTTATCCCGACCATGAGCTGGATTCATTTCAAAATACTCCGGACGGAAGGGTCAGTGTCAGCTTTAAAAATGGTGCGTTCAAGATTTTTGATGCAATGATCGGCGCCGATGGGATTAATTCACTAGTTAGGCAAGCTATTGTTGGCGATGGCAAACCTGTTTTTCAGGGTTACAGCATCTGGTGCGGCATTGCGGATCTGGGGGTAGGGGCCGGTTACACAAGCGAAAGTTATGGGAAAGGTGAACGAGTAGGCATTATTCCCATCGGCGAGAGCCAATGTGGCTGGTGGGCAACAAAGAATGAGCGATTTATGGCCGACGACGGGCCGGAAGGAACAAAGGAAAAGTTGCTGCGGCTCTTCGGAAACTGGCATGATCCGATCCCGGACCTGATCTCAAAAACCAATCATATTTACAAAACCAGCCTCGCGGACAGGGTTCCCGTTAGAGGATGGTCCCAAGGAAATTGTACATTATTAGGAGATGCAGCGCACCCGACAACCCCCAACCTGGGGCAAGGCGGGTGTCTTGCTTTTGAAGGAGCGCATATATTAGGAGAAATCATCCGGAAATATGGGGTCACCGACACCGTATTTCAACGATACGAATCCTTGCAATTTGCCCGCGCCAAAAACATCGTTGAAGACAGCAGGCGACTAGGCAAAATCGGGCAGCTTGAGAGCAGCATCGCCGTTTACATCCGGAATATGATCCTGGGTTTAACCCCCTCGTCGTTTACGCTGAAAGTGATTGATAAATACTTCCTTTATGACGTTACTTCGATGAGGATATAA
- a CDS encoding glycosyltransferase has product MTQHYLLSWLIPLLWLVILSYAVFTFILTFFWNRIKPSGIFKFDKRIFISVIIPVRNEADNIGLLLNDLDKQHFPHEQFEVLIMDDNSTDRTAAIVQALAANSQVNLHLIALPGTATTSPKKRAIETAVARAKGNLIVTTDGDCRVESGWLQSIAACYAATNAKLISAPVTFADEKSVTDHLQTVEFASLIGSGGSAIGAGYPSLCNGANLAYEKSAFIEVGGFEGVRHIASGDDEFLMHKIADRYPDGVHFLKDARAIVTTKAHDNWQAFFGQRKRWASKWKHYQSKTPLFLAIYIFTCNLSLIISGLLYAVGLVDGYVFLSLLSAKCLPEWLFLGSVLSFLKKPGSIPYIPITQIIYPFYVCFFGLAAQNPAYEWKGRKLV; this is encoded by the coding sequence ATGACACAACATTATTTACTTTCCTGGCTGATTCCCCTACTCTGGCTCGTCATTTTGAGTTACGCGGTTTTTACATTCATTCTCACCTTTTTCTGGAACCGGATCAAGCCGTCGGGTATTTTTAAGTTTGATAAAAGAATCTTCATTTCGGTCATTATTCCTGTCCGTAATGAAGCAGATAACATTGGTCTTCTGCTCAATGATCTGGACAAGCAACACTTCCCACATGAGCAATTCGAAGTCCTCATTATGGACGATAATTCCACCGACCGCACCGCTGCGATCGTTCAGGCACTTGCGGCGAATTCTCAGGTAAACCTGCACCTTATCGCCCTTCCGGGCACTGCCACCACATCTCCCAAAAAACGGGCTATCGAAACGGCCGTTGCGCGCGCAAAGGGAAATCTGATCGTGACCACAGACGGGGATTGCCGCGTGGAATCAGGCTGGCTGCAATCCATTGCGGCCTGTTATGCAGCAACGAATGCAAAACTGATCAGCGCGCCGGTCACTTTTGCAGATGAAAAATCGGTCACTGATCATTTACAGACCGTAGAATTTGCAAGCCTTATCGGAAGCGGCGGGAGCGCCATCGGGGCTGGATATCCTTCCCTGTGCAATGGGGCAAATCTGGCCTACGAGAAAAGTGCATTTATAGAAGTGGGCGGATTTGAAGGCGTGCGGCACATTGCTTCGGGCGATGATGAATTCCTTATGCACAAGATTGCGGACAGATATCCCGATGGGGTGCATTTCTTGAAAGATGCGAGGGCAATTGTGACGACGAAGGCGCACGATAACTGGCAGGCTTTCTTCGGTCAGCGGAAGCGCTGGGCAAGTAAATGGAAGCATTACCAGAGCAAGACGCCTCTTTTTCTGGCCATTTATATCTTCACTTGTAATCTTTCACTGATAATAAGCGGGTTACTCTATGCTGTCGGCCTTGTTGACGGGTATGTTTTTCTAAGCCTGTTGTCTGCCAAATGCCTGCCCGAGTGGCTTTTTCTCGGCTCTGTTTTATCATTTTTGAAAAAGCCCGGATCTATTCCCTACATTCCGATTACGCAGATCATTTATCCTTTTTATGTTTGCTTTTTCGGCTTGGCGGCGCAGAATCCGGCGTATGAGTGGAAGGGACGGAAGCTGGTTTGA
- a CDS encoding lysylphosphatidylglycerol synthase transmembrane domain-containing protein: MVQDKELSTAKEKRNLQNLLWLGKLIITLLILSYIYKTFQNEQKGIADVSAVFRDILVPDHLPILLFMLVLVPVNWALESLKWQQLAKKVVDISFRDAFRGTLTGLALGVAAPAQLGDTIGRVAALKSDRRLEAIGAAIVSNGIQFYISVAMGAVGWLHLEGRLGLPPRSKQIIHMLLAVVIIAGIFVVWFRKPLTDWHPRKAIFQKAHAYLRIIGNYSAWDIVVSTMYGALRYAVFLGQFVLALSLFNFPVPAFELASAVSLIFLAKTLIPAINVLGDLGLREFTALLVFEPYNLPAEEIIAATFLVWMLNVLGPILIGIFLIWKYKWSKMKFSSSNN; encoded by the coding sequence ATGGTGCAAGATAAGGAACTCTCTACTGCCAAAGAAAAAAGAAACCTGCAAAACCTGCTCTGGCTGGGCAAGCTCATTATCACGCTCCTGATCCTGAGTTATATCTATAAAACTTTTCAAAACGAGCAAAAGGGCATTGCCGATGTGAGCGCCGTTTTTCGGGATATACTGGTTCCCGATCATTTGCCGATTTTGCTTTTCATGCTCGTGCTTGTGCCTGTCAACTGGGCACTGGAAAGTCTGAAATGGCAGCAACTGGCAAAAAAAGTGGTTGATATCAGCTTCCGGGACGCATTTCGCGGGACATTAACCGGGCTTGCGCTTGGTGTGGCAGCTCCCGCTCAACTCGGTGACACTATCGGACGGGTGGCTGCATTGAAATCGGACCGGCGGCTGGAAGCAATAGGCGCGGCGATTGTGTCGAATGGTATCCAGTTTTATATTTCGGTGGCGATGGGAGCAGTGGGTTGGTTGCATTTGGAGGGCAGATTAGGCCTGCCGCCGAGAAGCAAGCAAATCATTCATATGCTGCTTGCGGTTGTCATAATAGCCGGAATTTTTGTTGTCTGGTTCCGAAAACCGCTTACAGACTGGCACCCAAGGAAGGCCATTTTTCAGAAGGCGCACGCCTATTTGCGCATCATTGGCAATTATTCAGCCTGGGATATTGTTGTTTCCACAATGTACGGGGCGCTGCGTTACGCAGTGTTTCTGGGTCAGTTTGTGCTGGCGTTGTCGCTTTTCAATTTTCCCGTTCCTGCATTTGAACTTGCGTCTGCGGTTTCATTGATTTTTTTGGCCAAAACACTGATCCCGGCGATCAATGTGCTGGGTGATCTGGGGCTGAGGGAGTTTACTGCCTTGCTGGTTTTTGAGCCTTATAATTTGCCTGCCGAAGAGATTATCGCGGCTACTTTTCTGGTCTGGATGCTCAATGTGCTCGGACCGATCCTGATCGGGATTTTCCTGATCTGGAAATATAAATGGAGTAAGATGAAATTTTCAAGCTCCAATAATTAA
- the ruvC gene encoding crossover junction endodeoxyribonuclease RuvC, with protein MQQTDATEKVIIGVDPGTQVMGYGVISVKGQHITLVQYGVIHLSKYTTHELKLKKIFERITQLIGEYLPDEMAIEDPFYGKNPQSMLKLGRAQGVAMAAALARDIPIVEYSPKKVKQSVTGSGSASKEQVAYMLEKILSMELSREFMDATDGIAIAICHHYHANSPASVSTGSSKKSKKGGWGAFVSENPERVK; from the coding sequence ATGCAGCAAACCGACGCTACCGAAAAAGTGATTATTGGGGTGGATCCCGGCACCCAGGTGATGGGTTACGGAGTCATTTCGGTGAAAGGCCAGCACATTACATTGGTTCAATATGGTGTGATTCATCTAAGCAAATATACTACGCATGAATTGAAGTTAAAGAAAATCTTTGAGCGCATTACCCAGCTCATCGGGGAATATCTGCCCGACGAAATGGCAATTGAAGATCCATTTTACGGCAAAAACCCGCAATCGATGCTCAAATTGGGCCGTGCGCAGGGTGTGGCCATGGCAGCTGCACTGGCCAGGGACATTCCAATTGTCGAGTATTCACCCAAAAAAGTGAAACAATCTGTCACCGGCAGTGGAAGCGCTTCCAAGGAACAGGTTGCTTATATGCTCGAAAAAATCCTCAGTATGGAGCTCAGCCGGGAATTTATGGACGCAACCGACGGGATCGCCATTGCTATTTGCCATCATTATCACGCCAATTCACCCGCTTCTGTATCCACCGGGTCTTCAAAAAAATCTAAAAAAGGTGGATGGGGTGCATTTGTCAGTGAAAATCCGGAGCGGGTAAAATAG